The Epinephelus lanceolatus isolate andai-2023 chromosome 14, ASM4190304v1, whole genome shotgun sequence region cagcagtctcgtcagtactgatgtccagattctcaattgcaggcatcgccaattcccagtctgagcagcaaagactttcctcatccgttggcattgctttgcatttgaaacaactacaccaccaggtttccagtgctcgactccgggaTTCTGTGGATTCAagtttgtgttcttggacaatAATCTGGgacgccgtctgccattaggtgtgctagccgctccccccgccgatctctgcaagagatgtgaggactctaaaacttcaccagggcctccgtcggcatatgggtgagtagataatggctgaattttcatttttgggtgcactatccctttaagttcaCTGATGAAGTGACTGTCATGTCAATGAGACATCCTACAGAGAAGAGGTCAGACCTCTGACTTCTTGGTGCCTTGACAACAGCCTCCATCTCAACGTCAGCAAAACAATGGAGCTGATTGTGGACTACGGGAAATGATGGAGTAGAACATGCCCCCATCAACATCAATGGGACTACAGGGGAGAAACTCAGAACCTTCAAGTTCCTCTGGATTCACATCAGCCAAATGATACCCGAATCCACTGCACCAACATCATTACAAAGACAACAAGACAATGGCTCTTCTTCCTTGGTATGCTTAGGAGACTCAACATAGCCTCCAGGATACCAGGCAACCTCTACACGTGCACCATCGAGAGTATCCTCATTGGCTGCATCACCCTAACTTGTAGCGTGTTTTGATTGGCAAACAATAACATTACAGAAAGTGATGTGGAAACAAGAGGGCTAAAACATTTGATATACAGCAACATACAGACAATATAGAGAATAATACTGTGTAATATATTATGTTTTATCCTTGGTCACATATTACATACTGAAATTACAGTTACGCTCAAAGACATATATTGAACCCTTGATGGACATTCACCCTTTGCAAAgtgaaaatatatttcttttcaatctttgttttatttacagattTCCACCATATCACACTTCTTCCCCCAACTAGAGGGACAAACCAAAGGGACCCTGCATCAGttatgtatttttctatttcattgtaattgtatttatgtgtgtgtgactaagTATGTAATTTGTATGCCAACTTGACACtgattaaagtgacattaccagaagttgtctttgtcatgacatgttgacattaaatttgtttgggatgtctttataatgacaatttgacattaacataaagacaacttctggtaatgtcactttgattaatgtcaagttttcataatcaagacaacccaaacaatgtcaacttgtcattacaaaaaccgaatgacacttaatgacaacagttataaacatttatgacatgttcataatgttcatgacaagttcatgaccgtgtcatgtcatagttatgacagtgtcatgtcactcttatgttgATACCCTCAAGTAATAGTGTTACCGTTTTTTCTTTCAGATGAGAAATTTGGATGTGATTTCCTAGTAAGGCTCCAAAATAAAGATATACTATTATTTGCACACTGAAGAGGATGATATCTCTATTGCAAATcttatatataaatatggtCTAAATGTGAACTTTCAATCAACATCTGCAGGTAGTTGGTGAAAGAACATTCACTTTTGAACCATTTCTGTGTCTTTTCACCGGTGACCACAGTcgtttttttaaacatctgttCAAGAGAAAAATGTTCACTGGGTCCCCTTAAAGAATCAATTTACGAGATGGAGTCATATTACTGAGATACAATATTTGTGTTTgaagtaatttaatttaatatggGAAAAACATTAGTAGCCTTAAAAATCACAATTTACATTAATCCGAAGTAATACCAAAGCATGCACATTTGTCTAATCATGTTATAAGCAATAGTTGGATGCTCACCACACATTTCACTTCACAGTCTGTTATCACAATATTCCAATCAAACTAAATTAAAGGAGACATTTTAAATTAGCTCAGTTTTGATTTTGTATTGCAGGATAGTTGATAAGGACACCAAatactttgtgtttttgcttaGATATTATTCATGGTTTCTGTATATTGTTTAAAACACATGATTTATATGATCAGTGTTGACTCTAGCAATGTTCTACAAAGGTTCTTTTAGTGTGGGGTTTTAAACATAATgtcttaaatatttgttttctaaTTTCTGGTAATTTAAGGCCATACACAAGAGGATTCAGAACTGGAGGAATAATAACAAATTCTAGTGACAAAATTATAGCCGCAAATGGATTTATCTCTTCAAGATTTTGTCGGCTCAGGGCAGTATCACTAAGTGATGTGATGGAATATATCACAAATGAAATAACGTGTGGAAGACAGCTCTGTAATACttttcctctgacctctgatgaCTTCCAACAAGCAATCACAATTCTCAGATACGTGTACAAGATACAACTAAAGGGAAGGGAGGCTACGGCTATGGCCCCCAACAAAGCGACAATACTGTTAACAGCATTGGAAACACATGATAATTTTACAATATTCCAGCTGGCACAGTATACCTTCTGTATATTGTTACCACATAGAGGAAGCCTGACAACCATAATAATGCACACTGTAAGGTTACAGGCTGGACAGACCCaagcaaaaaatgtcaaagtgtaGACAGTTGTAGAGTTCATCTTTCTGTGATAATGTAAAGGATGACAAACAGCAACATATCTATCATATGCCATAATGCACAGAATGGTCACTTCATAAGAAGCATATGTGTAAATAATAAAGATCTGAGTAAAACAAGCAGGACGAGAGATCAAATGAGTATCAGACAGAAGGTCCATGAGGAATCTGGGGAAGAAACCAGTGGAACCATACAGAGCATTGACAGataaaaatgcagtgaaaaTGTACATGGGCTCATGTAGTGTTTTCTCCCgtaatattataattatcatGGCAAGATTAGCAGACACAATAAAGCTGTAGAGCAGGAGGCAAAAGACGAAGGCTGGATAACGGTAATGCCCAATGTTCATGAACATGGTTAGGTTAAAGTAAAAAGAGACAGTGCTGTTTTCCATTCTCTGAATCAAAAAGGATATTTATGTCTGTTCTTGTACaatccttctgtctctcttatGAAAAATCAGCTGTCTTACTAAACTGTACAGGAATTGAACATCTTGAACACCCTATTTAGAAATCTATATTTTGCACTATGTTTCTGATGAGATCTGTGCACAGATCAAATACAACTGAGGTGTTCAGCGTCTTTTATCTTGTCTAGCCTGGTAGATGTCACCACATCATTTCACCTCTGGAGAATTTAGAGTTCCCCACAGTGCATGTTCAACTTTATGATAGAACTTTTGTTTTTGGGCTTGCTAGTGGCATGGCTCTGGTGATGGTCTTTTGGTCAGCCTGTCcaacactgaaatatctcaatgtCTATGCGACAGATTGCCATGGAATTTTGTGAAGACATTTATGGCCCCCAGAAGATGAATCCTCCTGACTTTGGTAATCTCTTGATTTTCCTGCAGTGCCAAAAGCAGGCGAAGGTTTTCACTTACCCTGTgtaatatctctacatccacaAGATGTATTGGCAAAAAGTTAAAAAGTGCATTCATGGTTCCCTGATGATCGATGCTGATGATatttatgcctccatgccagCATTAGCCGGTGGGTTGTCCATTTGtgccattctcatgaacacaatatcttacgaacaccttgaaggaatttcctcaaatttggcacaaatgcccCCTTGGATTCAAAGATGAATtatttagattttggtggtcataggtcgaaggccaaggttactgtgaccttgtctgtctcattcttgtgaacatgatatctcaaggacaccttgagagaatttctacAAATTTGGTCTCACCtagactcaacgatgaactgattagattttagtggtcaaaggccaaggtcaaagtgaccttgcaTCCTTCTAATTttcatgaacgtgatatctcaagaataccttgatggaatttctttaaatatgGCACCAATGGCCATTTGTTCTCAAccatgaactgattggatttcggTGGTTAAAGGTtgaggtcaatgtgaccttgcatctgtctcattcttgtaaatacagtatctcaagaacaccttaagggaacttcctaaaatttgacacaaacgtccacttaaaGTGAAGAATAAActcattagaatttggtggaacagtcaaaggtcaaggtctgtgtgacctcacaaaacatgtttttggcagtaactcaataattcatatgctaattataacaacatttcacacaaatgtccaataGGACAAAatataaagtgatgacattttatatccaaaaggtcaaaggtcagcttcaatgtgacatcataatgttctgcgaAAACACTTTCCTTTAACTAAGTAACACAAAGGGATGGGGGGatatttggtcagacactgaaatggtgtgtaactacacattgcagtgacgcagacctcctgaaCCGAAACCATTTGCCTCAGTGGAGAGGAagctttatttacttttatttaacagataagaaacaataaattgtgaagaaaatatagcctccacaaaaatggcattttaagtcttgtatgCAATTTATCCATCGGGGATTTATAcctcgggatttatcctggcttcatatgagtagaggaaatctccgctcatccctaggctaatttatacaatgtaaaatgccataggcttgtgctaatgaggttagcatgttacatttctttggaaaacgtgtttagtataagacagttgttttgtcagtgaaccttgtgagttgtaatggagaaaaattttgtaacgttacttttgttaaatgttgctgttgtccctggcttcacaTGAGTAGAGAAAAAAGTCTGCCAGCTgctaggttaatttatacaatgtacaatgccacagacttgtgctaaaaacattagcatgttgtagggaaaatgtgtccagataaagacaagtgtttgtctgtgaatgctgcaagttatagtgaagccaatttatTTACTTGTgcttgaaattgtctctattaagccaatCTTTTAAGTGTGttatgggtgtgttttgaatcaactaaactttacggCACTTCACAAACTGtgctgctgactagtgtttttgaggtgtaactgcagagtgacacagacacaccaccgcacaagtataaatgctcacaacggtgtaGACCACACGCGTTGGCTATGGTGTAGGGTCTGCTAAAAGAAACTTGATTGGTGCACGCAAGCATACAACTGTGGGGCAGTAGTTCTTCACACCCACTGCATGTAATTTTGTCTCAACCAAAACAGTAGGCTCATTCGAGATGACCTGCGCCTCACCTGGAAGGTGGATAAGATCAGGCAGCAGCAGGGGCCAGTGGCAACTACAGCACCTGCCTCTAAAACTGCAGCTGCCTCAATCTTGTGAGAATATTGCTGTCCATTTTTGTATGACGTGAGAGTTGGGATGTTGGAGATGAAGTCGAACACAAAACTAACTGCCATGCATCATGCAGTGATCGCTGGTGATCAATTCTGGGCAGGCCTGGCTAATCTCAAATGAGTCCAATAACAAAAGACGGACTTTGATGGCATCATTAAGTAACATGAGGTCAGTTATTGccaattggatttttttgacatGACTGAGGCAGAAATCATGTTTACAgatgagaaaatgtgtttaggtTATATTCAGGTTATAGTAAGTCATGTTGTGTCAAATCATTCTAATGAAAGAGCCGGTTAGTCAGTCACATTAACTTGCTAACTCACCATTAGCATTAAATGAGTCGACCCATAAAGCTGCTGTAGCTAGTGTTATGTGGCAAATTCAATAGTAGGGTAGCACTGCgctattattcattcattcatcttctaactgcttcatcctcttaaGGGTCGCGGGGggtctggagcctatcccagctgccatcgggcgagaggcagggtacaccctggacaggttgccagactatcaccactcacgctcacattcacacctacggacaatttagagttatcaattaacctaatccccaatctgcatgtctttggactgtgggaggaagccggagtacccggagagaacccacgctgacacggggagaacatgcaaactccccacagaagggctcccacgcccgggatcgaaccgggaaccctcttgctgtgaggcgacagtgctaaccaccacaccaccgtgccgctcCACTGTGCTATTATCTGTGCTCAAAATACTCATACTGAAAATAACTTTATGAGCTTGTTGAATGTTGTTCTAATGTTATAACGTTACTGTATGCGTTATAAATCTATGATTAGTGGCTGCTGtcattgtcttcttcttctgctgctactgcagctgctccttcttcttctggttAATGGTGGGTGGAAACTGGTGTTCAGAATGCATCACCACCTCCATCTATGTGCATAAGGGTGGTTTAATTATATGAAggatttatttaacatttatcaTATCTCTATCGAGGAAAATTGTGTGGagataattattgttatttttctatCGATTTGCCTTACATTATACATATAATGCTGTTGCAAATAATTGTTGATGGGTTTTGCACTATTTAATCTGCCAGACCAATGAGGACTGATAAGAACAATAGAAATATTGAGTTCAATAAACCAAACTGTATAGAAGTCAAACAGAACCTAAATTTggtttaatgtatttatttttgttttcagtggtAAAGTAAAACTGAAGAGACACTGGCTACTGAGCCTGTTTGTGTGAATTAGCTACCGGACTGGGTCTCCAGAGTggtgttgttttattaattgCTCTCAAGGGAGAGTGGAGTTAATGACCTGTTGACCAGTTCTATCATAATTACTGCATATACTCTATGGAGCGCCCTAAAATAACAGCTACAGTTTCCCCTCTGAGGTACTCATGATTGAAGGGAAGCTATTTCACAGCTTTTGCTGTCAACAGGTGAAGTCAGTTTTGAATGAGAATAACTATATTTTCAGactctaaaacatgacattctGAATCATTTCAATGATCCTTCCTCTAATCGTACAAAGCATCAAAGCATTTCCTCAGTACACCATCCCATGAGACCAGCATAAACTGACCATTGGATGATAATTAGCTGGCTGTAGCCATCCCTGTTCCCTGTGGCCTGATGTTTTCCACTGAATCTCACCAGGGAGGTCACAGTAATTATACCCATTACAGCAGCCTTTCATCAGCTACGGTAACAATATGCAAGTCAATCTGCAGATTGGTAATTATATCACTTGAATTTCATCACTGTGATTGTCATTTGCTGTCCATTCATCCCCATGAGGTGTAagatacacacacccacatgcacacacaaatcaaaacaaTCTTGTCTATCAGGACACAATTACTTTGAACTTTACAGCCACGTTATgactttttaaactaaaagtcTAAATGACAACTAACAGGCAGAGGTCAAGGCCAAGGAGAACAGTCTTTTCTTAAGTTTCTCCTATGAACTCATCTAATCTAATGTGACAAATATGACACTGTAGTTACAGTTGaatttttctcctcactttcCCTCTTCCCTTGTAAGACAGTCTCATACAGCGCGCAGACACAATAACAGAAAATCCTGAACAATACCCTGCGGTGTGCTATGTGTTGACCCTGTGTTAGAGAGGTATTGGCTCAGTTGTATAGCAGGCCACATAGTGCTGTATTGGATACTGTAAGGTAGAAGAAAACATGACTAAACAAACATACTTAAATTTTGTAAAGCAAAGCTGTAAGCAAATACTGGGCAGTATAATTAAAGAATAATATCCACTAGTCTACATGTGCCCTAATGTCTATAGTAAAGGTTACCAAAATAACATAGAGATGATAAAAGCTTGTTGCTCCTAGTATTTGATATATagaaacagacagaggaaaGTG contains the following coding sequences:
- the LOC144466754 gene encoding olfactory receptor 10A3-like, which encodes MENSTVSFYFNLTMFMNIGHYRYPAFVFCLLLYSFIVSANLAMIIIILREKTLHEPMYIFTAFLSVNALYGSTGFFPRFLMDLLSDTHLISRPACFTQIFIIYTYASYEVTILCIMAYDRYVAVCHPLHYHRKMNSTTVYTLTFFAWVCPACNLTVCIIMVVRLPLCGNNIQKVYCASWNIVKLSCVSNAVNSIVALLGAIAVASLPFSCILYTYLRIVIACWKSSEVRGKVLQSCLPHVISFVIYSITSLSDTALSRQNLEEINPFAAIILSLEFVIIPPVLNPLVYGLKLPEIRKQIFKTLCLKPHTKRTFVEHC